One part of the uncultured Bacteroides sp. genome encodes these proteins:
- the meaB gene encoding methylmalonyl Co-A mutase-associated GTPase MeaB, translated as MEHPENCEDYKGLTVNKGIEQPSSVNPYLKLRRIPKKRRLSVAEYVEGIVKGDVTILSQAVTLVESVRHEHQAIAQEVIEKCLPYSGNSIRIGISGVPGAGKSTSIDVFGLHVLEDGGKLAVLAIDPSSERSKGSILGDKTRMERLSVHPNSFIRPSPAAGSLGGVARKTRETIILCEAAGFDKIFVETVGVGQSETAVHSMVDFFLLIQLAGTGDELQGIKRGIMEMADGIVINKADGSNIEKAKLAQTQFRNALHLFPAAESGWAPQVLTYSGFYNIGVKEIWDMIYEYMDFVKANGYFTYRRNEQSKYWMYESINEQLRDNFYHNPVIKEMLREKEHQVLNADLTSFVAAKKLLDAYFKELKK; from the coding sequence ATGGAACATCCCGAGAATTGTGAAGATTACAAAGGACTAACTGTAAATAAGGGTATAGAACAACCTTCTTCTGTTAATCCTTACCTGAAGTTGAGACGTATACCCAAAAAACGTAGATTGTCGGTAGCTGAATATGTTGAGGGTATTGTAAAAGGTGATGTGACAATTCTTAGTCAAGCTGTAACGTTGGTTGAAAGTGTCCGCCACGAGCATCAGGCTATTGCACAAGAGGTTATTGAAAAGTGCTTACCCTATTCCGGCAATTCCATTCGTATAGGAATCAGCGGTGTTCCCGGTGCAGGAAAAAGTACATCGATAGATGTGTTCGGTTTGCATGTTCTCGAAGATGGAGGTAAACTAGCTGTCCTTGCAATTGACCCTAGCAGCGAACGCTCAAAAGGAAGTATTTTGGGAGATAAGACCCGCATGGAGCGTTTGTCGGTTCATCCTAATTCATTTATTCGTCCTAGTCCGGCTGCAGGTTCTCTTGGTGGCGTAGCAAGAAAAACCAGAGAAACAATTATTCTTTGCGAAGCAGCAGGATTTGATAAGATATTCGTTGAAACGGTTGGAGTGGGACAGAGCGAAACGGCTGTTCACTCAATGGTAGATTTCTTTTTACTTATCCAACTAGCTGGTACCGGAGATGAGCTTCAGGGTATTAAAAGAGGAATTATGGAAATGGCTGACGGTATAGTTATTAACAAGGCTGATGGAAGTAATATTGAGAAAGCAAAGCTAGCCCAAACACAATTTCGTAATGCTCTACATCTTTTCCCTGCAGCAGAGTCTGGTTGGGCACCTCAGGTGTTAACCTATTCTGGCTTTTACAATATTGGTGTGAAAGAGATCTGGGATATGATTTACGAATACATGGATTTTGTGAAAGCAAATGGATATTTTACTTATCGCCGTAACGAGCAATCTAAATATTGGATGTATGAATCAATTAATGAACAGTTGCGTGATAATTTCTATCATAATCCGGTAATCAAAGAGATGCTTCGAGAGAAAGAACATCAGGTGCTGAATGCAGACTTGACTTCCTTTGTAGCAGCAAAGAAACTACTTGATGCTTATTTCAAGGAATTAAAAAAATAG
- the pfkA gene encoding 6-phosphofructokinase has translation MSTVKCVGILTSGGDAPGMNAAIRAVTRAAIYNGLQVKGIYRGYKGLVTGEIQEFKSQNVSNIIQLGGTILKTARCKEFMTVEGRQIAHETMVKEGIDALVVIGGDGSLTGARIFAQEYDVPCIGIPGTIDNDLYGTDTTIGYDTALNTILDAVDKIRDTATSHERLFFVEVMGRDAGFLALNGAIASGAEAAIIPEFSTEVDQLEEFIKSGYRKSKNSSIVIVAESEITGGAMHYAERVKNEYPQYDVRVTILGHLQRGGSPTANDRILASRLGAASIDAIQEGQRNVMIGIENDEIVYVPFTKAIKNDKPIKKELVNVLRTLSI, from the coding sequence ATGAGTACGGTAAAATGTGTTGGAATTCTAACTTCCGGAGGTGATGCTCCAGGTATGAACGCGGCAATTCGCGCAGTAACTCGCGCTGCAATATACAATGGACTACAAGTTAAAGGTATTTATCGCGGATATAAAGGTCTGGTAACAGGTGAGATTCAAGAATTCAAGAGTCAGAATGTCAGTAATATAATTCAATTAGGAGGAACTATTCTTAAAACAGCTCGCTGTAAAGAGTTCATGACTGTTGAAGGAAGACAAATTGCTCACGAAACAATGGTAAAAGAAGGCATAGATGCTTTAGTGGTTATAGGCGGTGACGGTTCATTAACAGGAGCTCGTATTTTCGCTCAGGAATATGATGTTCCTTGTATCGGAATTCCGGGAACAATTGATAACGACTTATACGGAACTGATACTACCATTGGTTACGACACTGCATTGAATACTATCCTTGATGCTGTTGATAAAATCAGAGATACAGCAACATCACACGAAAGACTTTTCTTTGTTGAAGTTATGGGACGTGATGCCGGTTTCCTTGCTTTGAATGGTGCAATTGCATCCGGAGCTGAAGCTGCTATTATCCCTGAATTCAGTACAGAAGTTGACCAGTTGGAAGAATTCATCAAGAGTGGATATAGAAAATCTAAAAACAGTAGTATTGTTATTGTTGCGGAAAGTGAAATCACTGGAGGAGCAATGCATTATGCTGAACGTGTGAAGAATGAATATCCTCAATATGATGTTCGTGTAACAATTCTAGGTCACTTACAACGTGGTGGTAGCCCAACAGCAAACGACCGTATTTTAGCAAGTCGTCTGGGTGCAGCAAGTATAGATGCAATTCAGGAAGGACAACGCAATGTGATGATTGGTATTGAAAACGATGAAATTGTTTATGTACCTTTCACTAAAGCAATCAAAAATGATAAGCCTATCAAAAAAGAATTAGTGAATGTGCTTCGCACATTGTCTATCTAA
- a CDS encoding 4-hydroxy-3-methylbut-2-enyl diphosphate reductase, which produces MVRVEIDKGSGFCFGVVTAIKKAEEELTKGETLYCLGDIVHNSKEVERLKEMGLITINHDEFKELHNAKVLLRAHGEPPETYSIAKENNIEIIDATCPVVLKLQQRIKQQYGTQESTNNQIVIYGKNGHAEVLGLVGQTSGEAIVIEKLEEVKKLDFSKNIRLYSQTTKSLDEFEKIVEYIKEHISPEASFEFYDTICRQVANRMPHIRTFAASHDLIFFVCGKKSSNGKVLFNECYKVNPNSHLIDSPDEIDPQLLQGVQSIGICGATSTPKWLMEEVQAYINQIIIR; this is translated from the coding sequence ATGGTCAGGGTAGAAATAGACAAAGGTTCCGGCTTCTGCTTTGGAGTAGTTACTGCAATTAAGAAAGCAGAGGAAGAGCTTACAAAAGGAGAAACGCTCTACTGTTTGGGAGATATTGTCCACAATAGTAAAGAAGTGGAGCGACTTAAAGAAATGGGACTGATAACTATTAACCATGACGAATTTAAAGAACTTCATAATGCAAAGGTTCTGTTAAGAGCTCATGGCGAACCTCCTGAAACTTATTCCATAGCAAAAGAAAACAATATTGAGATTATTGATGCTACCTGTCCCGTGGTGCTGAAATTACAGCAGAGAATCAAGCAACAATACGGGACCCAGGAAAGCACAAACAATCAGATTGTAATTTATGGCAAAAATGGGCACGCAGAAGTTTTGGGATTAGTTGGACAAACTTCGGGAGAAGCCATTGTTATTGAGAAGCTTGAAGAAGTTAAAAAGCTGGATTTTAGCAAAAACATCCGCCTTTATTCTCAGACAACAAAATCACTGGATGAGTTTGAGAAAATAGTGGAATACATAAAAGAACATATTTCTCCTGAAGCCTCATTTGAGTTCTATGATACCATTTGCCGGCAAGTGGCTAATCGTATGCCTCACATCAGAACATTTGCCGCATCACATGATCTCATATTCTTTGTTTGCGGGAAAAAAAGTTCTAATGGGAAAGTACTCTTTAACGAGTGTTATAAAGTGAATCCAAATTCTCATCTTATTGATAGTCCGGATGAAATAGATCCGCAACTACTACAAGGGGTACAGTCTATAGGCATTTGCGGAGCTACTTCTACTCCTAAATGGTTAATGGAAGAAGTGCAGGCATATATCAACCAAATAATTATTAGATAG
- a CDS encoding alpha-2-macroglobulin family protein: MRTRLLALLVFVMTGLSLFAQKQTYEKMWKSVEASEKKDLPQSVIKKTTEIYQKALAEKNSPQMFKAYLYNANTKVRIDADSFYVNLKGLEKWEAESTVSMDKAILNSMIAELYVDYAQNNSWQLRKGKQLTGETPEDIREWSTNLFVQKAFSCLRLSLKDQKLLQETSSSVYEPIVTKGETSDYFRHDMLHLLAKRALSTLSDLQGLSKNIYPQALLKTEIAFANTASFIKIQIPVASEYDVVADKLHIYQSLLNYYQSIGNKDAVLLTDLERLEYTKSQFAKNNADEWDKVQEKEISGDPYIAALDHLIAQNSSNEVCAEAYLAKTDYLSEKKNLPLALDLLNEAIRKYPKYKRINALKSRKENILNPFLSAESSQIVYPGEQFNLKISHKNLNGFSVHFYKVNLPVNSPELNKELDKKFYNKYARLISSEHYSLTRPANYQPKDSVFKVKAPLLGLYAMKIVPDENMKNPESRLLYSSAFKILTRSLSQNKLQILTLDAQSGHPIPEATVSLYVNNKGDQKEFLKVQADAEGSVVIDKIKNLSRLTATKGNDIALPLQYVYFYNNSFVETKEDREVISLLTDRSLYRPGQTVFVKGIAYRSSSDSAHVVTNKEYALRLYDANNKMISEKKLQTNDFGSFTAEFLLPGSTLNGQFRLETDFGSTIIRVEEYKRPTFEITFQPLEGSYTFNDSVTVKGSAKTFSGVAVQGTSIKYSITRVQPYWWEWREGNETTLTSGEAILDEKGNFVIPFRLIPDLSDDLDDCYYIYKVKAELTDAAGETQMAETSVSVGSTSLVLSTDMEDEICKDKAISATVKAENLSHKPVNVEGTYQLFTKGNKKPVLEGKFVSNKLQELVEWKELPSGEYNLILSALDEKGRKATFDKLLVLYSVNDKQSPVSKPVWFKKMSDTFAPGKPVTILFGSREKDIHVLYDIFSGSKRIESRRLALSDAVQRFDIPYKDEYGDGIYVNFCFVKNGQVYQEGESIQKSLPENNLTLKWDVFRDKLKPGQKEEWKLTIKNKNEKAAEAEFMAAMYDASLDKIWKRYQGLNVNFGRNIPAVDWIYPYSGNNSYYFNFPSKLLYISDSFSYDRLMRTYIDGFGRSDLNEVAVIGYGTKTKGIRIRGVSKALTGSVAGLDIAVQKEAVMTSSLKFVAPVIKEDAEVVELGKDQDKSDETLDTNIPVRENFNETAFFYPQLRTNEKGEISFSFTMPESLTRWTFKGIAHTKDMQIGTIDGETVTSKDFMLTPNMPRFVRVGDNSSISARIINVSQKDVNGEVKMQLFDPATEQVILTKKQLFSVKAGETGSASFEFIADANYSLLGCRLVADGGEFSDGEQHLLPVLSNKERIIETLAMPIRGNQTREFSMKELFNGNSKTATDRKLTVEFTGNPAWYAVQSLPSLSNPTNESAISWATAFYANSLAASIVNSQPRIKAIFDQWKAEGGTKETLWSNLQKNQDVKNILLEESPWLMEAKNEAEQKQRVALLFDLNTIQYNNTQALAKLKELQLNSGAWSWYKGMNGSRYITQFVLETMGRLSKLTGEPLNGAALEMQQAAFNYLHTEMLQKYNDIRRDEKKYGPTLGLDDESLHYLYLCALTGEKIPLSIKYAYAFYLSKVRQTLTNQTLMGKALSAIILEKAGKTVEAKEFINSMKEYAVKTDEMGMFYASSVNPYSWYGNKMKMQTAVMEAFDEVAKDNATVEEMKMWLLKQKQAQSWDSPVATVNAIYALLNRGSNLLDNPGDVKISFEKQAFGTNPVKTPNPTLGYIKKSFEDSATTSNLGQIKVEKRDAGIAWGAVYAEYMEDVDNLKQQGKELNVSKALYVEQLVNGVKELKPLKDNNSLKVGDKVVARIIIKVDRDMDFVQLKDQRAACFEPLESLSGYHWGAGTGYYVAVKDASTNFFFDSLTKGTYVLEHSFFVARSGNYSSGIATLQSAYAPEFASHSSSLRVVVK, encoded by the coding sequence ATGAGAACCAGACTATTAGCCCTTTTGGTATTTGTAATGACAGGACTATCCTTATTTGCTCAGAAGCAGACTTATGAGAAGATGTGGAAAAGTGTTGAAGCTTCTGAAAAGAAAGACTTGCCTCAATCGGTTATAAAGAAGACAACAGAAATTTATCAGAAAGCACTTGCCGAGAAGAACTCTCCCCAAATGTTCAAGGCATATCTGTATAACGCCAATACAAAAGTAAGGATTGATGCGGATAGTTTCTACGTCAACCTGAAAGGATTGGAAAAGTGGGAAGCGGAATCAACAGTTTCTATGGATAAAGCAATCCTGAATTCCATGATAGCTGAACTTTATGTAGATTATGCTCAGAATAATTCCTGGCAGCTGCGTAAAGGAAAACAATTAACTGGGGAAACTCCCGAAGATATTCGCGAATGGAGTACCAATCTTTTTGTTCAGAAAGCTTTTTCATGCTTGCGACTTTCATTGAAAGATCAGAAACTATTGCAGGAAACCTCTTCCTCTGTTTATGAGCCAATTGTGACTAAAGGTGAAACAAGTGATTATTTCCGTCACGATATGCTCCATTTGCTGGCGAAACGTGCACTCTCTACTCTTTCAGACCTGCAAGGTCTTTCTAAAAATATTTATCCACAGGCATTGTTGAAAACCGAAATAGCCTTTGCAAATACTGCATCTTTCATTAAAATTCAGATTCCTGTTGCAAGTGAATATGATGTTGTGGCCGATAAATTGCATATCTATCAAAGCTTATTAAATTATTATCAGTCTATAGGAAACAAGGATGCTGTGTTGCTTACAGATTTGGAGCGTTTAGAGTATACAAAATCTCAGTTTGCAAAAAATAATGCAGATGAATGGGATAAGGTTCAAGAAAAGGAAATATCTGGTGATCCCTATATTGCAGCACTTGATCACTTAATTGCTCAGAACTCATCCAATGAAGTCTGTGCGGAAGCCTATTTGGCAAAAACAGATTACCTTTCCGAAAAGAAAAATCTGCCTCTGGCGTTGGATTTGTTGAACGAAGCAATCCGGAAATATCCCAAATATAAACGGATAAATGCGCTCAAGTCGCGAAAAGAAAATATATTGAATCCGTTTTTATCGGCCGAATCGTCTCAGATAGTTTATCCGGGCGAACAATTTAATCTCAAAATATCTCATAAGAATCTTAATGGATTTAGTGTTCACTTCTATAAAGTGAATCTTCCGGTTAATTCTCCTGAATTGAATAAGGAACTTGATAAAAAGTTTTATAATAAATATGCCAGACTAATATCTTCAGAACATTATTCATTAACCCGTCCTGCCAATTATCAACCGAAGGATTCTGTGTTTAAAGTAAAAGCTCCTTTGCTGGGACTATATGCAATGAAAATAGTACCTGATGAAAATATGAAGAATCCAGAAAGTCGACTTCTGTATTCTTCAGCATTCAAGATTCTGACCAGAAGTCTGTCGCAGAATAAACTGCAGATACTTACACTTGATGCGCAAAGCGGACACCCAATACCTGAAGCAACAGTAAGTTTGTATGTTAATAACAAAGGAGATCAGAAAGAATTCTTAAAGGTTCAGGCCGATGCTGAGGGAAGTGTTGTAATTGACAAAATAAAGAACTTAAGCAGGCTTACTGCCACAAAGGGAAACGATATTGCTTTGCCTTTACAATACGTGTACTTTTACAATAACTCTTTTGTTGAAACGAAGGAGGATAGAGAAGTCATTTCTTTGCTTACAGACCGAAGCCTTTATCGTCCCGGACAAACAGTTTTTGTAAAAGGAATTGCATACCGTTCCTCTTCAGATTCAGCCCATGTGGTGACTAACAAAGAATATGCCTTAAGATTGTATGATGCCAATAATAAGATGATTTCTGAGAAAAAACTGCAAACCAATGATTTTGGTTCGTTTACTGCAGAATTCTTATTACCAGGCTCTACGTTAAATGGTCAGTTTAGATTGGAAACAGATTTTGGAAGCACAATTATTCGTGTTGAAGAATATAAGCGACCTACATTTGAAATAACTTTCCAGCCTTTGGAAGGTAGTTATACTTTTAATGATTCTGTTACAGTAAAAGGTTCTGCAAAGACTTTCTCCGGAGTAGCTGTTCAGGGCACTTCAATAAAATATAGCATAACCCGTGTTCAGCCTTATTGGTGGGAATGGCGTGAGGGAAATGAAACAACATTGACCTCAGGTGAAGCGATTCTTGATGAAAAAGGCAATTTTGTAATACCTTTCCGTCTAATTCCTGATCTTAGCGATGACCTTGACGATTGTTACTATATCTATAAGGTTAAGGCTGAGCTTACTGATGCTGCGGGAGAAACACAAATGGCCGAAACATCTGTTTCTGTGGGCAGCACTTCACTGGTTCTTTCTACAGATATGGAAGATGAAATATGTAAAGACAAAGCTATCAGTGCTACGGTTAAAGCAGAAAATCTTAGTCATAAACCTGTAAATGTTGAAGGTACTTATCAATTATTTACGAAAGGTAATAAGAAACCTGTGCTCGAAGGGAAATTTGTTTCAAATAAATTGCAGGAACTTGTAGAATGGAAAGAACTGCCTTCCGGAGAATATAATCTTATTCTTTCGGCTTTGGATGAAAAAGGCAGAAAGGCTACTTTTGATAAGCTATTGGTGCTTTATTCAGTAAATGATAAACAGTCACCTGTTTCCAAACCTGTGTGGTTTAAGAAGATGAGTGATACTTTTGCTCCTGGAAAACCGGTTACAATTTTGTTTGGATCAAGAGAGAAAGATATACATGTGCTTTATGATATATTTTCAGGCAGTAAACGGATAGAAAGTCGCCGACTTGCATTGTCTGATGCTGTACAACGATTTGATATTCCTTATAAGGATGAATATGGAGATGGTATTTATGTCAATTTTTGTTTTGTGAAGAATGGTCAGGTTTATCAAGAGGGAGAAAGCATTCAGAAATCATTGCCAGAGAATAATCTTACTTTGAAATGGGATGTTTTCCGTGATAAATTGAAACCGGGACAGAAAGAAGAATGGAAGCTGACAATTAAAAATAAAAACGAAAAAGCAGCAGAAGCTGAATTTATGGCTGCAATGTATGATGCTTCATTGGATAAAATATGGAAAAGATATCAAGGACTGAATGTGAATTTCGGAAGAAATATTCCTGCTGTAGACTGGATTTATCCATATTCCGGTAACAATAGCTATTATTTTAATTTCCCTTCAAAATTATTGTATATTAGCGATAGTTTCTCCTATGATAGATTAATGAGAACTTATATAGATGGATTTGGGAGATCAGATTTGAATGAAGTTGCCGTTATTGGCTATGGTACCAAAACAAAAGGTATAAGAATACGTGGCGTATCGAAGGCTTTGACTGGTAGTGTAGCTGGACTTGATATTGCAGTTCAAAAAGAAGCAGTGATGACTTCTAGTCTTAAGTTTGTTGCACCAGTTATTAAAGAAGATGCTGAAGTTGTTGAGCTAGGTAAAGATCAAGATAAATCTGATGAAACATTAGATACAAATATTCCTGTTCGTGAAAACTTCAACGAAACAGCATTCTTTTATCCGCAGCTTCGTACAAACGAAAAGGGAGAAATAAGTTTTTCTTTCACCATGCCCGAAAGCCTTACCCGCTGGACGTTTAAGGGAATTGCTCATACAAAAGATATGCAGATAGGAACCATTGATGGTGAAACTGTAACAAGCAAAGATTTTATGCTGACTCCCAACATGCCACGATTCGTTAGGGTGGGAGACAATAGTTCAATATCTGCCCGTATAATTAATGTTTCTCAGAAAGATGTGAATGGAGAAGTGAAAATGCAATTGTTCGATCCGGCTACAGAGCAGGTAATCCTTACAAAGAAACAACTATTCTCGGTTAAGGCTGGAGAAACAGGCAGTGCTTCTTTTGAGTTTATTGCCGATGCAAACTATTCTCTTCTGGGATGTCGCCTTGTTGCTGATGGCGGAGAGTTTAGTGATGGCGAACAGCACTTGCTTCCTGTTTTAAGCAATAAAGAACGGATCATTGAAACATTAGCAATGCCTATTCGTGGAAATCAGACTCGTGAGTTCTCTATGAAGGAACTCTTCAATGGAAACTCTAAAACTGCAACCGATCGTAAGCTTACAGTTGAATTTACTGGTAATCCGGCTTGGTATGCTGTACAAAGTTTGCCTAGTTTGTCAAATCCAACCAATGAAAGTGCTATATCATGGGCAACTGCTTTTTATGCTAATTCATTGGCCGCATCTATCGTAAATTCACAACCTCGCATTAAAGCAATCTTCGATCAATGGAAAGCTGAGGGTGGCACTAAAGAAACTTTATGGAGCAATCTGCAAAAGAATCAGGATGTGAAGAATATCTTGCTGGAAGAATCTCCCTGGTTAATGGAAGCAAAGAATGAAGCCGAACAAAAACAGCGAGTAGCTCTGCTTTTCGATTTGAATACTATTCAATATAACAACACTCAGGCATTAGCCAAATTGAAAGAACTGCAACTAAACAGTGGAGCCTGGAGCTGGTACAAAGGAATGAACGGAAGTCGTTACATTACTCAATTTGTATTGGAAACAATGGGACGGTTAAGTAAACTGACCGGTGAACCGTTGAACGGTGCTGCATTGGAAATGCAGCAAGCTGCTTTCAATTATCTACATACTGAGATGCTTCAGAAATACAACGATATAAGGAGAGATGAGAAGAAGTACGGACCTACTTTAGGATTGGATGATGAATCATTGCACTATCTTTACTTATGTGCTCTGACAGGAGAGAAGATTCCTTTGTCAATTAAATATGCTTATGCTTTTTATCTGAGTAAGGTACGTCAGACATTAACCAATCAAACTTTGATGGGAAAAGCTCTTTCTGCTATTATTCTGGAAAAAGCCGGAAAAACTGTTGAGGCTAAAGAATTCATAAATTCAATGAAAGAGTATGCTGTAAAGACTGATGAGATGGGAATGTTCTACGCATCCAGCGTAAATCCGTACTCTTGGTATGGTAACAAGATGAAGATGCAGACCGCCGTAATGGAAGCCTTTGATGAAGTGGCAAAAGATAATGCTACCGTTGAAGAAATGAAGATGTGGCTGTTGAAGCAGAAGCAAGCACAATCATGGGATTCTCCGGTTGCAACAGTAAATGCGATTTATGCTTTGCTGAATCGTGGAAGTAATCTCCTGGATAATCCTGGTGACGTGAAAATCTCCTTTGAAAAACAAGCTTTTGGAACTAATCCGGTTAAAACTCCTAATCCAACACTGGGATATATAAAGAAATCGTTCGAGGATTCAGCTACTACATCTAATCTGGGACAAATTAAAGTTGAAAAACGAGATGCCGGTATTGCCTGGGGAGCTGTTTATGCTGAATATATGGAAGATGTTGACAACTTAAAGCAACAAGGAAAAGAACTAAATGTTTCTAAGGCTTTATATGTAGAACAGTTAGTGAATGGAGTGAAAGAACTGAAACCTTTGAAGGATAATAATAGCCTGAAAGTTGGAGATAAGGTAGTTGCCCGCATCATTATCAAGGTAGATCGTGACATGGACTTTGTACAATTGAAGGACCAACGTGCTGCATGCTTCGAACCACTAGAATCTCTCTCAGGTTATCATTGGGGAGCAGGAACAGGATATTATGTGGCTGTGAAAGATGCTTCTACTAATTTCTTCTTTGATTCATTAACAAAAGGTACTTATGTATTGGAACATTCGTTCTTTGTAGCGAGATCGGGAAATTATTCATCTGGAATAGCCACTTTACAATCGGCTTATGCACCAGAGTTTGCTTCACATTCTTCCTCACTACGTGTGGTTGTAAAATGA